A genome region from Setaria italica strain Yugu1 chromosome III, Setaria_italica_v2.0, whole genome shotgun sequence includes the following:
- the LOC101776732 gene encoding L-type lectin-domain containing receptor kinase IX.1 — MAARRLLAAAAAFTSLCAVAVGQNAKTMLPFAPTCSTTGNYTVGSQYQKNLAELLSRMPAAAGDNGWFYKGSAGTGADEVFGLIMCFADRNATQCRECLDGAPAGITTVCPGSRDVSAAYDACVLLYSAAPTVTTADTRAVFAVYVSGEPVTSQGLGNAWLRLMTKLTAGVTASPLRLSNESALYSSSQEMYGLAQCTRDLNASECTRCINNYIDQLQGLFPNNTGGAIKGYSCYLRYQVGAFEITLPPVPPPPPPQQPSPEPSSSSKTGLAIGLSIGAASLIVLASLIWLHRLRRRKRGKILENARDHELEEGNFFDDEPEMEDEFEKGTGPKRFRYGELAEATDNFSDKQKLGEGGFGSVYRGFLKDMNLHVAIKRVSKGSKQGRKEYASEVSIISRIRHRNLVQLIGWCHGGGELLLVYELMPNGSLDTHLYSATVDGAPLPWPIRNEIVLGLGSALLYLHQDWEQCVLHRDIKPSNVMLDASFHAKLGDFGLARLVDHGRRSHTTVVAGTMGYMDPECMITGQASAESDIYSFGVVLLEIACGRRPLVPRRGEGEDDVVHIVQWVWEFYGRRDILDAADARLMGEFDAGEMETVMVVGLWCAHPDRSLRPSIRQAVNVLRREAAQPSLPARMPVATFMPPPDAFYYTSSAATGSSSNTGTTQSSTAETFTLLK, encoded by the exons ATGGCTGCCCGTCGTCTCCTTGCCGCCGCTGCGGCCTTCACCTCGCTCTGCGCCGTGGCAGTAGGCCAGAACGCCAAGACCATGCTGCCGTTCGCGCCCACCTGCTCCACGACCGGCAACTACACCGTCGGAAGCCAGTACCAGAAGAACCTCGCCGAGCTCCTGTCCAggatgcccgccgccgccggcgacaacGGCTGGTTCTACAAGGGCAGCGCCGGGACGGGGGCCGACGAGGTGTTTGGCCTCATCATGTGCTTCGCGGACCGCAATGCGACGCAGTGCCGGGAGTGCCTCGACGGCGCGCCCGCCGGGATCACGACGGTGTGCCCGGGCAGCCGGGACGTGAGCGCGGCGTACGACGCGTGCGTGCTGCTGTACTCTGCCGCGCCGACCGTCACCACCGCGGACACCCGCGCAGTGTTCGCCGTGTACGTCTCCGGGGAGCCCGTCACCTCGCAGGGCCTGGGGAACGCGTGGCTGCGGCTGATGACCAAGCTCACCGCCGGCGTCACGGCCTCGCCGCTGCGGCTCTCCAACGAGTCGGCTCTGTACTCAAGCTCGCAGGAGATGTATGGCCTGGCGCAGTGCACGAGGGACCTCAACGCCAGCGAGTGCACGCGCTGCATCAACAACTACATCGACCAGCTGCAAGGTCTGTTTCCCAACAACACCGGCGGCGCCATCAAGGGGTACAGCTGCTACCTGCGCTACCAGGTGGGCGCGTTCGAGATCACCCTGCCGCCggtgcctccgccgccgccgcctcaacAGCCATCTCCTG agccttcatcgtcttcCAAGACAGGGCTTGCGATCGGCTTGTCTATCGGAGCTGCGTCCTTGATCGTCCTGGCCTCCTTGATATGGCTCCATCGTCTTCGGCGGCGGAAACGGGGGAAAATCCTCGAGAATGCGAGGGACCATGAGCTTGAAGAAGGCAACTTCTTCGACGACGAGCCGGAGATGGAAGACGAGTTCGAGAAAGGCACCGGGCCAAAGAGGTTTCGCTACGGCGAGCTCGCCGAGGCCACCGACAACTTCTCCGACAAGCAGAAGCTCGGGGAAGGTGGGTTCGGGTCCGTCTACAGAGGATTCCTGAAGGACATGAACCTTCACGTTGCCATCAAGAGGGTCTCCAAGGGCTCAAAGCAGGGGAGGAAGGAGTACGCCTCGGAGGTGAGCATCATCAGCCGTATCCGGCACCGCAACCTTGTTCAGCTCATCGGCTggtgccacggcggcggcgagctcctcctcgtcTACGAGCTGATGCCCAACGGCAGCCTGGACACGCACCTCTACAGCGCCACCGTCGATGGCGCCCCGCTGCCATGGCCGATCCGCAACGAGATCGTGCTGGGGTTAGGCTCGGCTCTGCTCTACCTGCATCAGGACTGGGAGCAGTGCGTTCTTCACAGGGACATCAAGCCGAGCAACGTGATGCTCGACGCGTCCTTCCACGCCAAGCTCGGCGACTTCGGGCTCGCCAGGCTCGTCGACCACGGCCGCCGCTCGCACACCACGGTGGTCGCCGGAACCATGGGGTACATGGACCCGGAGTGCATGATCACCGGCCAGGCCAGCGCTGAGTCAGACATCTATAGCttcggcgtcgtcctcctcgagATCGCCTGCGGCCGGCGGCCACTGGTGCCTCGCCGCGGGGAAGGAGAAGACGACGTGGTCCACATCGTGCAGTGGGTGTGGGAGTTCTACGGCAGGAGAGACAtcctcgacgccgccgacgcccggCTGATGGGGGAGTTCGACGCCGGCGAGATGGAGACGGTGATGGTCGTCGGGCTCTGGTGCGCGCACCCTGACCGGAGCCTGAGGCCGTCCATCAGGCAGGCCGTCAACGTGCTGCGGCGAGAGGCGGCTCAGCCGAGCCTACCGGCGAGGATGCCGGTGGCCACCTTCATGCCGCCACCTGATGCTTTCTACTACACGTCTTCGGCTGCgacaggcagcagcagcaacaccgGCACCACTCAGTCCAGCACGGCAGAGACATTTACCCTCCTGAAATGA
- the LOC105914039 gene encoding uncharacterized protein LOC105914039 codes for MEPGQTARALYVAIENLFQVNRAPRAIFLSHEFHSMTQGDSSIDDYCQCMKTAADTLRDIGHLVLEPTLILNILRGLNKRYSTCGDNIAALPVLTFASARNQLILKELRLANEDQVSASTALLAAGPSSSSCPASGCRNTTSSSTSAGGQQQHGNAGSGQRSRHNKRSGNPAAGQSSAPRPTTPTGSWVCINPWALQQGGAQQADGSSWWVPLPQQ; via the coding sequence ATGGAGCCAGGCCAAACAGCTCGCGCCCTCTACGTCGCCATCGAAAACCTGTTCCAGGTGAACCGCGCGCCACGTGCCATCTTCCTAAGTCACGAGTTTCACTCGATGACCCAAGGGGACTCGTCCATCGATGACTACTGCCAGTGCATGAAGACCGCCGCCGACACCCTCCGCGACATCGGCCACCTGGTGCTAGAGCCCACCCTCATCCTCAACATTCTGCGGGGCCTCAACAAGCGCTACTCCACCTGCGGTGACAATATTGCTGCGTTGCCTGTTCTCACCTTCGCTAGTGCCCGCAATCAGCTCATCCTAAAGGAGTTGCGATTGGCTAATGAAGACCAAGTCTCAGCATCGACGGCTCTCCTCGCAGCCGGACCTTCTTCCTCGTCCTGCCCTGCCTCTGGTTGCCGTAACACAACTTCCTCCTCTACATCTGCGGGTGGGCAACAGCAGCATGGCAACGCCGGCAGCGGGCAGCGCTCACGGCACAACAAACGCAGTGGCAACCCTGCCGCTGGGCAATCATCTGCTCCACGGCCTACCACCCCCACTGGTTCTTGGGTGTGCATTAACCCCTGGGCCTTGCAACAGGGTGGTGCTCAGCAAGCCGACGGCTCTAGCTGGTGGGTACCTCTTCCACAGCAGTAG